A genomic stretch from Methylorubrum extorquens includes:
- a CDS encoding protein of unknown function (Evidence 5 : Unknown function) — MRGSWASPPDLAVGVYLGFDKPRSLGDRATGGGLAAPIVLDFLKVALKGQAADPVPRPGGDQADPRQRVVRHPRRLGRGRRHHPGGVQARHRPAGLLCRPVRPRRGAARCGRRRPGRRRLLKTRRHDPRSTESRPDRGGSFRFRVASMADRIQRKRSSPGCRTTKNELSR, encoded by the coding sequence ATGCGTGGTTCGTGGGCTTCTCCCCCCGATCTCGCGGTCGGCGTCTATCTCGGCTTCGACAAGCCACGCTCGCTCGGCGACCGGGCGACCGGCGGCGGGCTCGCCGCCCCCATCGTCCTCGACTTCCTGAAGGTGGCGCTCAAAGGACAAGCCGCCGACCCCGTTCCGCGTCCCGGCGGGGATCAAGCTGATCCGCGTCAACGCGTCGTCCGGCACCCGCGCCGGCTCGGGCGAGGGCGGCGGCACCATCCTGGAGGCGTTCAAGCCCGGCACCGCCCCGCCGGACTCCTATGTCGCCCCGTCCGCCCCCGCCGCGGTGCCGCCCGATGCGGGCGCCGCCGCCCAGGCCGGCGGCGTCTACTGAAGACCCGCCGCCACGATCCGCGATCGACCGAGAGCCGCCCCGACCGGGGCGGCTCTTTTCGTTTCAGAGTGGCCTCGATGGCCGATCGTATTCAACGAAAACGTTCTTCGCCCGGATGCCGTACGACGAAGAACGAGCTTTCGCGGTGA
- a CDS encoding putative bifunctional N-terminal transglycosylase/C-terminal transpeptidase precursor (Evidence 3 : Putative function from multiple computational evidences; Product type e : enzyme), with translation MRFILRFFAFLFSAGAVVFCLAAAVGAFFYWKYSQDLPDHAALANYEPPVMTRVHAADGSLLAEYAHERRLYLPIQAMPKIVVAAFLSAEDKNFYKHGGIDPEGIVRAILTNAQSGKKQGASTITQQVAKNFLLSAEQTYDRKIKEALIALRIESAYSKDKILELYLNEIFLGTIVPGRNLHGVAAAALDYFGKSVHELTINEAAYLAALPKGPNNYHPYRRTQQALARRNEIIGLMAQNGYITAEEGTEAKKQPLGVNPRVAFPNAANANYFTEEVRREISERYGQSKLYEGGLSVRATLDPKMQAWARKAFIDGLVRYDQGRGWRGAEHKVDLTGRDWGLAVAEMPALGDIAPWRLAVVLNTNGGVAQIGLQPKREAGGSLSKERETGAITAEGVKWTGRAVAAAVKPGDVVYVEAIDPAKGTYRLRQKPEVSGAIVAMDPYTGRVHAMVGGFSYEESEFNRATQAMRQPGSSFKPIVYSAALDNGYTPSSVVQDAPITIEAGPGQEAWSPSNYDGKSGGPHTLRYGIEHSKNLMTVRLAKDIGMPLIAEYSRRFGVYDDLLPVLPMSLGAGETTVMRMVTAYSMLANGGRRIRPTLIDRIQDRTGETIYRHDNRKCVGCDAEKWSGQDEPKLVDQSEQVLDPLTAYQMVSIMEGVVQRGTATLLKQIGKPLAGKTGTTNDAKDAWFVGFSPRSRGRRLSRLRQATLARRPGDRRRARRPHRPRLPEGGAQRTSRRPRSASRRGSS, from the coding sequence ATGCGTTTCATCCTGCGATTCTTCGCCTTCCTGTTCTCGGCCGGTGCGGTGGTGTTCTGCCTCGCCGCCGCGGTCGGCGCGTTCTTCTACTGGAAGTACAGCCAGGACCTGCCCGATCACGCCGCGCTCGCCAATTACGAGCCGCCGGTGATGACCCGCGTCCACGCGGCGGACGGCTCGCTTCTGGCCGAATACGCCCACGAGCGCCGCCTCTACCTGCCGATCCAGGCGATGCCGAAGATCGTCGTCGCCGCCTTCCTCTCGGCGGAGGACAAGAACTTCTACAAGCACGGCGGCATCGACCCCGAGGGCATCGTCCGCGCGATCCTCACCAACGCCCAGTCCGGCAAGAAGCAGGGCGCCTCGACCATCACCCAGCAGGTGGCCAAGAACTTCCTGCTCTCGGCCGAGCAGACCTATGACCGCAAGATCAAGGAAGCGCTGATCGCGCTGCGGATCGAGTCGGCCTATTCGAAGGACAAGATCCTCGAACTCTACCTCAACGAGATTTTCCTCGGCACCATCGTCCCCGGCCGCAACCTGCACGGCGTCGCGGCGGCGGCCCTGGATTACTTCGGCAAGTCCGTCCACGAGCTGACGATCAACGAGGCGGCCTATCTCGCCGCCTTGCCGAAGGGGCCGAACAACTACCACCCCTACCGGCGCACGCAGCAGGCGCTGGCGCGGCGCAACGAGATCATCGGCCTGATGGCCCAGAACGGCTACATCACCGCCGAGGAGGGCACCGAGGCCAAGAAGCAGCCGCTCGGCGTCAACCCGCGCGTCGCCTTCCCGAACGCGGCCAACGCCAACTACTTCACCGAGGAGGTCCGCCGCGAAATCTCCGAGCGCTACGGCCAGAGCAAGCTCTACGAGGGCGGCCTCTCGGTGCGCGCCACCCTCGACCCGAAGATGCAGGCCTGGGCGCGCAAGGCGTTCATCGACGGCCTCGTGCGCTACGATCAGGGCCGCGGCTGGCGCGGGGCCGAGCATAAGGTCGATCTCACCGGCCGCGACTGGGGCCTGGCGGTGGCCGAGATGCCCGCGCTCGGCGACATCGCCCCCTGGCGGCTCGCCGTGGTGCTGAACACCAATGGCGGCGTGGCGCAGATCGGGCTCCAGCCCAAGCGCGAGGCCGGCGGCTCCCTTTCGAAGGAGCGCGAGACCGGCGCGATCACCGCCGAGGGCGTGAAGTGGACCGGCCGCGCCGTCGCCGCCGCGGTCAAGCCCGGCGACGTGGTCTATGTCGAGGCGATCGATCCGGCCAAGGGCACCTACCGCCTGCGCCAGAAGCCCGAGGTGTCGGGCGCCATCGTCGCGATGGACCCCTATACGGGGCGCGTCCACGCCATGGTCGGCGGCTTCTCGTACGAGGAATCCGAGTTCAACCGCGCGACGCAGGCGATGCGCCAGCCCGGCTCCTCGTTCAAGCCGATCGTCTACTCGGCGGCGCTCGACAACGGCTACACCCCGTCCTCGGTGGTGCAGGATGCGCCGATCACCATCGAGGCCGGCCCCGGCCAGGAGGCGTGGTCGCCCTCGAACTACGACGGCAAGTCCGGCGGTCCGCACACCCTGCGCTACGGCATCGAGCACTCGAAGAACCTGATGACGGTGCGGCTGGCCAAGGATATCGGCATGCCGCTGATCGCCGAGTATTCCCGCCGCTTCGGCGTCTACGACGACCTGCTGCCCGTGCTGCCGATGTCGCTCGGCGCCGGCGAGACCACGGTGATGCGCATGGTCACCGCCTACTCGATGCTCGCCAACGGCGGGCGCCGCATCCGCCCGACGCTGATCGACCGCATCCAGGACCGCACCGGCGAGACGATCTACCGCCACGACAACCGCAAATGCGTCGGCTGCGACGCGGAGAAGTGGTCGGGCCAGGACGAGCCCAAGCTCGTAGACCAGTCCGAGCAGGTGCTCGACCCGCTCACCGCCTACCAGATGGTCTCGATCATGGAGGGCGTGGTCCAGCGCGGCACCGCGACCCTGCTCAAGCAGATCGGCAAGCCGCTCGCGGGCAAGACCGGCACGACGAACGACGCCAAGGATGCGTGGTTCGTGGGCTTCTCCCCCCGATCTCGCGGTCGGCGTCTATCTCGGCTTCGACAAGCCACGCTCGCTCGGCGACCGGGCGACCGGCGGCGGGCTCGCCGCCCCCATCGTCCTCGACTTCCTGAAGGTGGCGCTCAAAGGACAAGCCGCCGACCCCGTTCCGCGTCCCGGCGGGGATCAAGCTGA
- a CDS encoding alkanesulfonate monooxygenase (Evidence 2b : Function from indirect experimental evidences (e.g. phenotypes); Product type e : enzyme), producing MFQNNASQSERRATMSVPNPSSASEPIRFAYWVPNVSGGLVISKIVQRTSWDADYNRKLAQIAEAAGFDYALTQIRFTAGYGAEYQHESVAFSHALAAATTRLTVIAAILPGPWNPTLAAKQIATISQLTEGRIAVNIVSGWFSGEFRAIGEPWLDHDERYRRSEEFIRSLRGIWTQDAFSFRGDFYRYTNYTLKPKPGPNLPEIFQGGSSRAARDMAARVSDWYFTNGNTPEGVRAQVEDLRAKAQANGHSVKVGVNAFVIARETEEEARAVLQEIIENADPDAVKAFGHEVKNAGAASPEGEGNWAKSTFEDLVQYNDGFKTDLIGTPDQIAERILALKDAGVDLALLAFLHFQEEVQYFGEHVIPRVRALEAARERRAEAA from the coding sequence ATGTTTCAGAACAACGCTTCTCAGAGCGAGCGCCGCGCCACCATGTCCGTTCCGAACCCGTCCTCCGCGTCCGAGCCGATCCGCTTCGCCTACTGGGTGCCCAATGTCTCGGGCGGCCTCGTCATCAGCAAGATCGTGCAGCGCACGAGCTGGGACGCGGACTATAATCGCAAGCTCGCGCAGATCGCGGAGGCGGCGGGCTTCGACTACGCCCTGACCCAGATCCGCTTCACCGCCGGCTACGGCGCCGAGTACCAGCACGAATCGGTCGCCTTCAGCCACGCGCTGGCCGCCGCCACGACCCGGCTGACGGTGATCGCCGCGATCCTGCCTGGCCCCTGGAACCCGACGCTGGCGGCCAAGCAGATCGCCACGATCTCCCAGCTCACGGAGGGGCGGATCGCGGTCAACATCGTCTCGGGCTGGTTCTCCGGCGAGTTCCGGGCGATCGGCGAGCCCTGGCTCGACCACGACGAGCGCTACCGCCGCTCGGAGGAGTTCATCCGGTCCTTGCGCGGGATCTGGACGCAGGACGCCTTCAGCTTCCGCGGCGATTTCTACCGCTACACGAACTACACCCTGAAGCCGAAGCCGGGGCCGAACCTGCCGGAGATCTTCCAGGGCGGCTCCTCGCGCGCCGCCCGCGACATGGCCGCCCGCGTCTCCGACTGGTATTTTACGAATGGCAACACGCCCGAAGGCGTGCGGGCCCAGGTCGAGGATCTGCGCGCCAAGGCGCAGGCGAACGGCCATTCCGTGAAGGTCGGCGTCAACGCCTTCGTCATCGCCCGCGAGACGGAGGAGGAGGCCCGCGCCGTCCTTCAGGAGATCATCGAGAACGCCGATCCGGACGCGGTGAAGGCCTTCGGCCACGAGGTGAAGAACGCCGGCGCGGCCTCGCCCGAGGGCGAGGGCAACTGGGCGAAATCGACCTTCGAGGATCTCGTCCAGTACAACGACGGCTTCAAGACCGACCTGATCGGCACGCCCGACCAGATCGCCGAGCGCATCCTTGCCCTCAAGGATGCCGGCGTGGATCTCGCGCTGCTCGCCTTCCTGCACTTCCAGGAGGAAGTTCAGTATTTCGGCGAGCACGTGATCCCGCGGGTCCGCGCGCTGGAAGCCGCCCGCGAGCGCCGCGCCGAGGCCGCCTGA
- a CDS encoding putative N-acetylmuramoyl-L-alanine amidase (Evidence 3 : Putative function from multiple computational evidences; Product type e : enzyme), whose amino-acid sequence MPHSTRLPRTGLVRPIAVLALAGGLVLAAGPVPAQDGPGSPQPGGAAVAIAAETATRDGTTRLTLTLSKAIEARAFVMERPDRAVIDLPEVNFQLDQEPGKEPAKMSGRKRDGAIASFRYGLFAPGRSRIVVDLTGPAVVEAIETVKTREGAVLVSIPFRKVDRDTFRKAAVAGDPSPAAAGKAAPVRETADTRPLIVIDAGHGGTDPGAIAATGVFEKDIVFGFAQSFAERLEASGRYRLLMTRDRDVFVPLAERVRIARDAKADLFVSIHADSISAAPQVKGATIYTGSERATDGESARLAERENRADAAAGTESGEAPAEVADILQELTLRETRGFSSGFAGRLMGQLSPVMEMSTKPHREAGFRVLRSPDVPSVLIELGYLSSKSDLEKLQSEEWRMRVTGSMAKAVDLFFSGRATLSRPVAIGARSAENGKSAIAFRP is encoded by the coding sequence ATGCCGCACAGCACCCGCCTGCCCCGCACCGGACTTGTCCGCCCCATCGCCGTCCTCGCGCTCGCGGGCGGCTTGGTGCTGGCCGCCGGCCCCGTGCCGGCTCAAGACGGCCCCGGCAGCCCGCAGCCCGGCGGCGCGGCGGTGGCGATCGCCGCCGAGACCGCGACGCGGGACGGCACGACCCGGCTCACCCTCACCCTGTCGAAGGCGATCGAGGCCCGCGCCTTCGTGATGGAGCGACCGGACCGGGCGGTGATCGATCTGCCCGAGGTCAACTTCCAGCTCGACCAGGAGCCGGGCAAGGAGCCGGCCAAGATGAGCGGCCGCAAGCGCGACGGCGCCATCGCCTCGTTCCGCTACGGCCTGTTCGCCCCGGGCCGCTCGCGCATCGTGGTCGATCTCACCGGGCCCGCCGTGGTCGAGGCGATCGAGACGGTCAAGACCCGCGAGGGCGCGGTGCTGGTCTCGATTCCCTTCCGCAAGGTCGACCGCGACACCTTCCGCAAGGCGGCGGTGGCGGGCGATCCGAGCCCGGCCGCCGCCGGCAAGGCCGCGCCCGTGCGCGAGACCGCCGATACGCGCCCGCTCATCGTCATCGATGCCGGCCACGGCGGCACCGATCCCGGCGCCATCGCCGCCACGGGGGTGTTCGAGAAGGACATCGTGTTCGGCTTCGCCCAATCCTTTGCCGAGCGCCTGGAAGCCTCCGGCCGCTACCGCCTGCTGATGACCCGCGACCGCGACGTGTTCGTGCCACTGGCCGAGCGGGTGCGCATCGCCCGCGACGCCAAGGCCGACCTGTTCGTCTCGATCCATGCCGATTCGATCTCAGCCGCGCCCCAGGTGAAGGGCGCCACGATCTATACCGGCTCGGAGCGGGCGACCGACGGCGAATCCGCCCGGCTCGCCGAGCGCGAGAACCGGGCCGACGCCGCCGCCGGCACCGAATCCGGCGAAGCCCCGGCGGAGGTCGCGGACATTCTCCAGGAACTGACCCTGCGCGAGACCCGCGGCTTCTCCTCGGGCTTTGCCGGCCGGCTGATGGGCCAGCTCTCCCCGGTGATGGAGATGAGCACGAAGCCCCACCGCGAGGCCGGCTTCAGGGTTTTGCGCTCGCCCGACGTGCCCTCCGTGCTGATCGAACTCGGCTACCTGTCGAGCAAGAGCGACCTCGAGAAGCTGCAATCGGAAGAGTGGCGCATGCGGGTGACGGGCTCGATGGCCAAGGCCGTGGACCTGTTCTTCTCCGGCCGGGCCACCCTCTCGCGTCCGGTGGCGATCGGAGCGCGCTCCGCCGAGAACGGGAAAAGCGCGATCGCGTTCCGCCCCTGA
- a CDS encoding oxidoreductase, 2Fe-2S subunit (Evidence 2b : Function from indirect experimental evidences (e.g. phenotypes); Product type e : enzyme): MSDHSTRDRRFDPSRRTVMGSCAALATLGASLRGRAEAAPAAVDPQPQTMPVSLEINGRRHDLTLDTRTTLLDALREHLDLNGSKKGCDHGQCGACTVLVNGRRINSCLSLAVMHEGDSVTTIEGLADGDNLHPLQAAFLHHDGYQCGYCTPGQICSAAGMFSELEAGWPSHVTDDITQKASLTDQEIRERMSGNICRCSAYPNIVAAIRDASTKI; the protein is encoded by the coding sequence ATGAGCGACCATTCGACGAGAGACCGGCGCTTCGATCCATCGCGCCGCACGGTGATGGGCAGCTGCGCCGCCCTGGCGACGCTCGGCGCCTCCCTGCGCGGCCGGGCGGAGGCCGCCCCGGCGGCGGTCGATCCGCAGCCGCAGACCATGCCGGTCTCGCTCGAGATCAACGGGCGGCGGCACGACCTTACCCTCGACACCCGCACCACCCTGCTCGACGCCTTGCGCGAGCATCTCGACCTCAACGGTTCGAAGAAGGGCTGCGACCACGGCCAGTGCGGCGCCTGCACGGTGCTGGTGAACGGCCGGCGCATCAATTCCTGCCTGAGCCTCGCGGTGATGCACGAGGGCGATTCCGTCACCACCATCGAGGGGCTGGCGGATGGGGACAATCTCCACCCGCTCCAGGCCGCCTTCCTGCACCATGACGGCTATCAGTGCGGCTACTGCACGCCGGGCCAGATTTGCTCGGCCGCCGGCATGTTTTCGGAACTTGAGGCCGGATGGCCTAGCCATGTGACGGACGACATCACGCAGAAGGCCTCGCTCACCGACCAAGAAATCCGCGAGCGGATGAGCGGCAACATCTGCCGCTGCTCGGCCTATCCCAACATCGTCGCGGCGATCCGCGACGCCAGCACCAAGATCTGA
- a CDS encoding conserved protein of unknown function (Evidence 4 : Unknown function but conserved in other organisms) has product MSLPDQSLAAVAKEGREARYRGDPATANPHPEGSDAHAVWQRAWEMPDGEAAEREAPDSRA; this is encoded by the coding sequence GTGTCGCTTCCGGATCAATCGCTCGCCGCGGTGGCGAAGGAGGGGCGTGAGGCCCGATACCGGGGCGACCCGGCCACCGCCAACCCGCACCCGGAGGGCTCGGACGCCCACGCCGTCTGGCAGCGGGCCTGGGAGATGCCCGACGGCGAGGCGGCCGAGCGAGAAGCCCCCGACAGCCGCGCCTGA
- a CDS encoding oxidoreductase, molybdopterin-binding subunit (Evidence 2b : Function from indirect experimental evidences (e.g. phenotypes); Product type e : enzyme) has protein sequence MDMNQPIGATPLDGKPDGLVGRPIDRIDGRLKVTGRAPYAYETRDLKNPAYGFIVEAGIAKGRIRSLDVSAAKRAPGVLLVMTHENVSEQGEKKEQVYPQLQGTEIRFHGQPIAFVVAQSFEQARAAAALVRAEYDVQTPEASLKAARPTAVEPKPAQTPPDSKIGDFDGAFASAPVKLDVEYTTPVQIHAQMEPHATIASWEAGPDGERVTLYTANQMLNRGQTSLASVLKLKPENVRLVSHYIGGGFGSKLQPQPEAILSALASKSLKRPVKVALTRQQEFHVATHRTDTIQRIRLGADENGRLTAIAHESWSATAPGDVFYETSAVVTRSLYAAQNRLTRHRLANLNVPIASAMRAPGEAVGQLAFECAMDELAEQLKIDPIELRIRNEPEQDPEKKVPFSTRQLVACMREGAQRFGWDKRGATGATRDGQWLVGMGMAAASRLNPLMPSQAGVRLNPDGTLTVRMAMTDIGTGTYTILAQIAGEMMGLPIERIHVEIGDTAYPKAAGSGGSFGAGSAGSALYVACDNLRQSLLQSAGMTPEGAVFSEGRVTSGNRSEALMDLAGAQGVEAKGEIKPGAMKEKYSQHSFGAHFAEVGVDADTGEIRLRRMLGVFTGGRILNQKTARSQALGGMIFGIGAALMEAAETDTRYGYFVNHDLAEYHVPAHADVPAIDAMFLPELDDKANPLKSKGLGEVSICGAGAALANAVYNATGLRIRDYPLTLDKVLDGWNEREGAAQRRT, from the coding sequence ATGGACATGAACCAGCCGATCGGCGCGACGCCCCTCGACGGCAAGCCGGACGGGCTCGTCGGCCGCCCCATCGACCGCATCGACGGGCGCCTCAAGGTGACGGGCCGAGCGCCCTACGCCTACGAGACCCGCGACCTCAAGAACCCGGCCTACGGCTTCATCGTCGAGGCCGGCATCGCCAAGGGCCGCATCCGCAGCCTCGACGTCTCCGCGGCCAAGCGCGCGCCGGGCGTGCTCCTCGTGATGACCCACGAGAACGTGTCGGAGCAGGGCGAGAAGAAGGAGCAGGTCTACCCGCAATTGCAGGGCACCGAGATCCGCTTCCACGGCCAGCCCATCGCCTTCGTCGTCGCGCAGAGCTTCGAGCAGGCCCGCGCGGCGGCCGCCCTCGTGCGGGCCGAGTACGATGTACAGACGCCCGAGGCCTCGCTGAAGGCGGCCCGGCCCACTGCCGTCGAGCCGAAGCCGGCGCAGACGCCGCCCGATTCCAAGATCGGCGATTTCGACGGCGCCTTCGCCAGCGCCCCGGTGAAGCTCGACGTGGAATACACCACGCCGGTGCAGATCCACGCGCAGATGGAGCCGCACGCCACCATCGCCTCCTGGGAAGCAGGGCCGGACGGCGAGCGGGTGACGCTCTACACCGCCAACCAGATGCTCAACCGCGGCCAGACCTCGCTCGCTTCGGTCCTGAAGCTGAAGCCCGAGAACGTGCGGCTCGTCTCGCACTATATCGGCGGCGGCTTCGGCTCGAAGCTCCAGCCGCAGCCCGAGGCGATCCTGTCCGCGCTGGCCTCGAAGAGCCTCAAGCGCCCGGTGAAGGTCGCGCTGACTCGCCAGCAGGAATTCCACGTCGCGACCCACCGCACCGACACGATCCAGCGCATTCGCCTGGGCGCCGACGAGAACGGGCGGCTCACCGCGATCGCCCACGAATCGTGGTCGGCGACCGCGCCGGGCGACGTCTTCTACGAGACCTCCGCCGTCGTCACCCGCTCGCTCTACGCGGCGCAGAACCGCCTGACCCGGCACCGGCTCGCCAACCTCAATGTGCCGATCGCCTCGGCCATGCGGGCGCCCGGTGAAGCGGTCGGCCAGCTCGCTTTTGAGTGCGCCATGGATGAGTTGGCCGAGCAGCTGAAGATCGACCCGATCGAGCTGCGCATCCGCAACGAGCCGGAGCAGGACCCGGAAAAGAAGGTGCCCTTCTCCACCCGCCAGCTCGTCGCCTGCATGCGCGAGGGCGCCCAGCGCTTCGGCTGGGACAAGCGCGGTGCGACCGGCGCGACGCGGGACGGGCAGTGGCTCGTCGGCATGGGCATGGCGGCGGCCTCGCGGCTCAACCCTCTGATGCCCTCGCAGGCCGGCGTGCGGCTCAACCCCGACGGCACGCTCACCGTGAGGATGGCGATGACCGATATCGGCACCGGCACCTACACCATCCTGGCCCAGATCGCGGGCGAGATGATGGGCCTGCCGATCGAGCGCATCCACGTCGAGATCGGCGACACCGCCTATCCGAAGGCGGCCGGCTCCGGCGGTTCGTTCGGCGCGGGCTCGGCCGGCTCGGCGCTGTACGTCGCCTGCGACAACCTCCGGCAGTCGCTGCTGCAATCGGCCGGCATGACGCCCGAGGGCGCCGTGTTCTCGGAAGGGCGCGTGACTTCCGGCAACCGCTCGGAGGCGCTGATGGATCTGGCCGGAGCGCAGGGCGTCGAGGCCAAGGGTGAGATCAAGCCCGGCGCGATGAAGGAGAAGTATTCGCAGCACTCCTTCGGGGCGCATTTCGCGGAAGTCGGCGTCGATGCTGACACCGGTGAGATCCGCCTGCGGCGGATGCTCGGCGTGTTCACCGGTGGGCGCATCCTCAACCAGAAGACCGCTCGCTCCCAGGCGCTCGGGGGCATGATCTTCGGCATCGGCGCCGCGCTGATGGAGGCAGCCGAAACCGACACCCGCTACGGCTACTTCGTGAACCACGATCTCGCCGAGTACCATGTGCCGGCCCATGCCGACGTGCCGGCCATCGATGCGATGTTCCTGCCCGAACTCGACGACAAGGCGAACCCGCTGAAGAGCAAGGGGCTCGGCGAGGTCAGCATCTGCGGCGCCGGGGCGGCGCTCGCCAATGCCGTCTACAACGCCACGGGCCTGCGCATCCGCGACTACCCGCTGACGCTCGACAAGGTGCTCGACGGTTGGAACGAGCGGGAGGGCGCGGCCCAGCGCCGGACCTGA
- a CDS encoding acyl-CoA dehydrogenase (Evidence 2a : Function from experimental evidences in other organisms; PubMedId : 15661012; Product type e : enzyme) encodes MTIAVNPTTAEAGSRPQSVPGPARPVTPAHIIRDDAEAIRIAHELAKEFREGASERDRTNARPLAELDAFSQSGLWSINVPRAYGGPEVSYKTLAQVIAIIAAADPSIAQIAQNHLGIVAAIRTVSDPEQQALLFGQVLKGTRFGNAFSERGTKRAAEFETRFTDHGDHVIVRGQKFYSSGALLAHLVPIVALDAEGRAWYAIAERDAPGLTVIDDWSAFGQRGTASGTVLIEDVRVEKSHLVPGYRAYEAPRADGAIFQIIQAAVDAGIGREALDDTIAFVREKARPWIDSGGERASDDPYTIRTIGDLTIRQHAAEALLDRAGLAIDAALANPTAESVAAAQIAVAEAKVLTTETALAAANTLFELSGTRSTLAEHNLDRHWRNARTHTLHDPVRWKYAIIGNHALNGVNPPLHAWS; translated from the coding sequence ATGACCATCGCCGTCAATCCCACCACGGCCGAGGCCGGCAGCCGGCCGCAGAGCGTGCCGGGGCCTGCGCGCCCCGTGACCCCGGCCCACATCATCCGCGACGACGCCGAGGCGATCCGCATCGCCCACGAACTGGCGAAAGAATTCCGCGAGGGCGCGTCCGAGCGCGACCGCACCAACGCCCGCCCGCTCGCCGAACTCGATGCCTTCTCGCAAAGCGGCCTGTGGTCGATCAACGTGCCGCGGGCCTATGGCGGGCCGGAGGTCTCCTACAAGACGCTGGCGCAGGTGATCGCGATCATCGCCGCCGCCGACCCGTCCATCGCGCAGATCGCGCAGAACCATCTCGGCATCGTCGCGGCGATCCGCACGGTGTCGGACCCCGAGCAGCAGGCGCTTCTCTTCGGGCAAGTCCTGAAGGGCACCCGCTTCGGCAACGCCTTCTCGGAGCGCGGCACCAAGCGCGCCGCCGAGTTCGAGACCCGGTTTACCGATCACGGCGACCACGTCATCGTGCGCGGCCAGAAGTTCTATTCCTCGGGCGCGCTGCTCGCCCATCTCGTGCCGATCGTCGCGCTCGATGCGGAGGGCCGCGCTTGGTACGCCATCGCCGAGCGCGATGCGCCGGGGCTCACCGTGATCGATGACTGGTCGGCCTTCGGCCAGCGGGGCACGGCCAGCGGCACCGTCCTCATCGAGGATGTGCGGGTGGAGAAGAGCCACCTCGTGCCGGGCTACCGCGCCTACGAGGCGCCGCGGGCGGATGGCGCCATCTTCCAGATCATCCAGGCCGCCGTCGATGCCGGGATCGGCCGCGAGGCGCTCGACGACACGATCGCCTTCGTGCGTGAGAAGGCGCGGCCCTGGATCGACAGCGGCGGGGAGCGGGCCTCCGACGACCCCTACACCATCCGCACCATCGGCGACCTGACGATCCGCCAGCACGCGGCGGAAGCCCTGCTCGACCGGGCGGGACTGGCCATCGACGCCGCGCTGGCGAACCCGACGGCCGAGAGCGTGGCTGCGGCCCAGATCGCGGTCGCCGAGGCCAAGGTGCTGACCACCGAGACCGCGCTCGCGGCCGCCAACACCCTGTTCGAACTCTCCGGCACCCGCTCGACGCTGGCCGAGCACAACCTCGACCGCCACTGGCGCAACGCCCGCACCCACACGCTTCACGATCCCGTGCGGTGGAAATACGCGATCATCGGCAACCACGCGCTCAATGGGGTGAACCCGCCGCTCCACGCCTGGAGTTGA